From Algoriphagus sp. NG3, the proteins below share one genomic window:
- a CDS encoding DUF4837 family protein: protein MSTILISCESDGTKTDSSKPKARGSIGEIILVIDSAKWAGPVGDQLKDIFESDIPGMIRSEAKFKVNTVDPRAMTRMLRMSTNLIYVTTFDDRGSASQAINAQFSKESKEKAMNDPSMYSLRMEDEYAIGQEVLYLFGNTEAQLIENLKKNGNRIQNLFEVRERGRLEKVLLARKNSAAAVEARNNLEIEINVPASYQVAKSDDNFLWVRQPTPSANRADISLFFYETDYTSEEQTFPENILKLKDSITKQHIFGDPEDPTSYVVSEKQIPPVFRNMVINDNFTTEIRGAWKTNNTSMGGSYLGYIMVDQKKGKLYYMEGFVFYPNEVHRDALREIETILLNTNVNWVDNQGT, encoded by the coding sequence ATGAGTACCATACTAATATCCTGCGAATCTGACGGCACTAAAACGGACAGTTCTAAACCGAAGGCGAGAGGATCGATTGGGGAAATCATATTAGTTATAGATTCCGCCAAATGGGCAGGACCAGTAGGTGACCAACTAAAAGATATTTTCGAGTCTGATATTCCGGGAATGATCAGATCAGAGGCAAAGTTCAAAGTAAACACCGTCGATCCCAGGGCAATGACCAGAATGCTGAGAATGTCCACCAATCTGATCTATGTGACCACGTTTGACGATAGAGGCTCTGCCAGCCAGGCCATCAATGCCCAGTTTTCTAAAGAGTCCAAAGAAAAAGCCATGAATGATCCTTCCATGTACTCACTGAGAATGGAAGATGAATACGCTATTGGCCAGGAAGTGCTATATCTCTTTGGAAATACCGAAGCTCAATTAATAGAAAATCTGAAGAAAAACGGAAACCGGATTCAAAACCTGTTTGAAGTAAGGGAAAGAGGCAGGTTAGAAAAAGTACTACTTGCCAGGAAAAACTCTGCCGCAGCTGTGGAAGCCCGGAATAACTTGGAAATAGAAATCAATGTCCCTGCGTCCTATCAGGTAGCCAAGTCTGATGATAATTTTCTCTGGGTGAGGCAACCCACCCCTAGCGCCAATAGAGCCGATATCAGCTTGTTTTTTTACGAAACAGACTATACCTCAGAAGAGCAGACATTTCCTGAGAACATCCTCAAACTCAAAGACTCCATTACCAAACAGCATATTTTTGGAGATCCGGAAGATCCTACTTCTTATGTGGTTTCTGAAAAACAAATCCCCCCTGTCTTCAGAAACATGGTGATAAATGATAATTTTACCACAGAAATAAGAGGTGCCTGGAAAACCAATAACACAAGTATGGGAGGATCCTATCTTGGGTACATCATGGTGGATCAGAAAAAAGGGAAACTTTATTACATGGAAGGATTTGTGTTTTATCCAAACGAAGTACACAGAGATGCCCTACGTGAAATAGAAACCATTCTTCTCAACACCAATGTGAATTGGGTCGACAACCAGGGCACTTAA
- a CDS encoding lipopolysaccharide biosynthesis protein produces MSNFKKLAGQTAVYGLSSILGRSINFLMIIVYTAYLSKEALGSFTSIYALIGFMNIVFTYGMETTFFRYSTGKNLDPKQVYNSTQSLLVISTLILGSGLYLLAPVLAEWLEYPGQYYLFRWTAMILSFDAVLAIPFAKLRLENKALIFAGSKIFNILLNIFFNLLLIIGFPYLISLGVIPEGFLGYRMDWGVEYILLSNLFANGLIIPFVWWKAGLFQFQLEKDIIKPMWKYSIPLLFMGLAGVTNELFSRFLFEYVLPPNFYAGLTAREAGGVFGANFKLAILMNLVIQAFKYAAEPFFFKQASDKNSPLLYAKVMHAFILFCTVLMVAISVNLNWIGDLFLRRPGYEEGLFIVPTLLMGYLLLGVYFNLSIWFKVTDQTKYSFWITLAGAVLTIVIIYVFVPIWGYMGGALSTISCYLLMCVLCYWYGQKHYPIPYKTAKGLFYLFFAFIISYLGFYLNVGNPVLNFLLKNSIILSYLLLLTIWEKEFIKAYLPERKAL; encoded by the coding sequence ATGAGTAATTTCAAAAAACTAGCCGGACAAACCGCAGTTTATGGACTGAGTAGTATCCTCGGTCGATCGATTAATTTTTTAATGATTATCGTATATACCGCATACCTCAGCAAAGAGGCTTTGGGGTCGTTTACGAGTATCTATGCGCTGATCGGATTTATGAATATCGTCTTCACTTACGGGATGGAGACCACATTTTTCAGATACAGTACCGGTAAAAACCTTGACCCAAAACAGGTCTATAACTCGACCCAATCCCTACTGGTAATTTCCACCTTGATACTCGGTTCAGGCTTGTATCTGCTTGCCCCCGTACTGGCAGAGTGGTTAGAATATCCAGGGCAGTATTATTTATTCAGATGGACAGCTATGATACTTTCTTTTGACGCGGTCTTGGCTATCCCTTTTGCCAAACTCCGTCTGGAAAACAAAGCGCTCATTTTCGCAGGTTCAAAGATCTTTAATATTCTTTTGAACATATTTTTCAATCTACTCCTGATCATAGGATTTCCATACCTGATCTCCTTGGGTGTGATTCCGGAAGGGTTTCTTGGTTATAGAATGGATTGGGGAGTAGAGTATATTTTGCTTTCTAATCTTTTTGCCAATGGGCTAATCATTCCGTTTGTTTGGTGGAAAGCAGGTTTATTCCAATTCCAGCTGGAAAAAGATATCATCAAGCCCATGTGGAAATATTCCATCCCTTTGCTTTTCATGGGCCTAGCCGGAGTTACCAATGAACTGTTTTCAAGATTTTTATTTGAGTATGTTCTGCCTCCCAATTTCTATGCAGGCCTTACCGCCCGGGAAGCTGGAGGAGTATTTGGGGCAAATTTCAAGCTGGCCATCCTGATGAATCTGGTCATCCAGGCTTTTAAATATGCAGCTGAACCTTTCTTTTTCAAACAGGCATCTGACAAAAACTCTCCCCTTCTATACGCCAAAGTGATGCATGCCTTCATTTTATTCTGTACAGTGCTTATGGTCGCCATATCCGTAAATCTAAACTGGATTGGGGATTTATTTTTAAGACGTCCAGGATATGAAGAAGGCCTATTTATAGTGCCTACACTTTTGATGGGATATTTACTTCTTGGAGTGTATTTCAATCTTTCCATTTGGTTTAAAGTGACCGATCAAACCAAGTATAGCTTCTGGATCACGCTCGCCGGGGCAGTTCTGACAATTGTGATAATTTATGTTTTCGTTCCCATTTGGGGGTATATGGGAGGTGCGCTTAGCACTATTTCTTGCTATCTCCTCATGTGCGTCCTTTGCTATTGGTATGGTCAAAAACATTACCCTATACCATATAAAACAGCAAAAGGGCTTTTCTACCTTTTCTTCGCTTTTATAATCAGCTATTTAGGTTTTTACCTGAATGTGGGTAACCCGGTTCTTAATTTCCTCTTGAAAAACAGTATCATCCTGTCCTACCTACTTTTATTAACCATCTGGGAGAAAGAGTTTATAAAGGCCTATCTACCCGAAAGAAAGGCGCTCTGA
- a CDS encoding DUF4292 domain-containing protein, translated as MNKLFSGIVLILGLGLLVSCSKKTTIFQANGKMEDFSPIYTDYDYMSAKAKVVIEEESGKITRGSLNLRSKKDSVLWFVISPGMGMEAVRGLITQEKIQIKDRIGKEDVNLTFTEFETIYGLKLSLEIFQNLLFANPPYEADYKDRLVRVGKSFELTQVRDKVRYFSKVDVNHRKVSEMVSNSLDDRGSLLASYATFQDVDSNPFPFEVLYKLAYQLPEGGQNTIINVEWTSVDLNSQPLSFPFKF; from the coding sequence ATGAATAAACTTTTTTCGGGGATAGTACTCATCTTAGGTTTGGGTCTGTTGGTATCCTGTTCAAAAAAAACCACGATCTTTCAAGCAAACGGTAAAATGGAAGATTTCTCTCCCATCTATACTGACTACGATTACATGAGTGCCAAAGCCAAGGTGGTGATAGAAGAAGAATCAGGCAAGATCACTCGGGGGAGTTTAAACCTTCGATCCAAAAAAGATTCAGTTCTTTGGTTTGTGATTTCCCCAGGTATGGGCATGGAAGCCGTCCGGGGTCTGATCACTCAGGAAAAGATCCAGATCAAAGACAGGATAGGAAAAGAAGACGTCAACCTCACTTTTACGGAATTTGAAACTATTTATGGGCTGAAACTATCACTGGAAATATTCCAAAACCTGCTTTTTGCCAACCCTCCTTATGAAGCAGATTATAAGGACAGATTAGTACGTGTGGGAAAATCTTTTGAACTGACCCAGGTGCGGGACAAAGTACGGTATTTCTCCAAAGTAGATGTCAATCACCGGAAGGTTTCCGAAATGGTGAGTAACTCTTTGGATGATAGAGGATCTCTGTTGGCCAGCTATGCCACCTTTCAGGATGTAGATTCCAATCCATTTCCGTTTGAAGTGCTTTATAAGCTGGCTTACCAGCTACCAGAAGGAGGGCAAAACACCATCATCAATGTAGAATGGACTTCCGTTGATCTAAATTCACAACCACTTAGCTTCCCTTTCAAATTTTGA
- a CDS encoding LysM peptidoglycan-binding domain-containing protein: MKKTLFRTITFAIVTCMIPLSKAFSQENETVEAPSAEEHILPNYHYEYIPDFTYEEIDRRIKAMDHEMAYELNDRIFSFIQYFTVRNRDYTKMVLARKEMFFPMFDVTMAKHDMPLEIKYLSIIESGLDPQIRSRVGAMGLWQFMPATGRMYGMNTNNEVDDRMDPELSTEAAAKYLKSLYRMFGDWEVAMAAYNCGPGNVRKAIRRSGGKTSFWGIYNYLPRETRSYVPQVQAMLYILNHLEEHNFHPEDPTYVVEYEKIRFDRALSLDKLAELTNLCVQDLKTLNPAIKNNKLPESNKNMALRIPKSKSPYIKENLAWLSDSLNNAPTVLLASTVQVQSVEELAQDIKQNSITYKVRSGDVLGSIARRHGVTVTQIKSWNNLSSNLIRVGQTLKINGGMSTNIASTDTNPSGQTTYTVQPGDSLWIISRKHEGLTVEQIKRLNNLNSNNIKPGQKLIIG; the protein is encoded by the coding sequence ATGAAAAAGACTTTGTTCAGAACTATCACATTTGCGATTGTCACATGTATGATTCCACTGTCCAAAGCCTTTTCCCAGGAGAATGAAACGGTAGAAGCCCCTTCGGCTGAAGAGCATATCCTGCCGAATTATCATTACGAATACATACCTGATTTCACGTACGAAGAGATAGACCGCCGTATCAAAGCAATGGATCATGAAATGGCCTATGAGTTGAACGATAGGATTTTCTCCTTCATCCAATACTTCACCGTAAGAAACCGGGACTATACCAAGATGGTCTTGGCACGTAAAGAGATGTTTTTTCCTATGTTTGATGTTACAATGGCGAAACACGACATGCCTTTGGAAATCAAATACCTGTCCATCATAGAATCAGGACTAGATCCGCAAATCCGCTCTAGGGTAGGTGCCATGGGGCTTTGGCAGTTTATGCCTGCTACCGGAAGAATGTATGGTATGAATACCAATAACGAGGTAGATGATAGAATGGATCCTGAACTTTCCACCGAAGCAGCTGCCAAATACCTCAAATCCCTTTACCGCATGTTTGGAGATTGGGAAGTAGCCATGGCTGCGTATAACTGTGGCCCTGGCAACGTAAGAAAAGCCATCAGAAGATCAGGAGGCAAGACCTCCTTTTGGGGGATTTACAACTACCTGCCCCGCGAAACCCGCAGCTATGTCCCTCAGGTACAGGCTATGCTTTACATCTTAAATCATCTGGAAGAACATAATTTTCATCCGGAAGACCCTACCTATGTGGTGGAATATGAGAAAATCCGCTTTGACAGAGCACTTAGCCTGGACAAACTCGCAGAACTGACCAACTTGTGTGTTCAAGATTTGAAAACATTAAACCCTGCGATTAAGAATAACAAATTACCGGAAAGCAATAAAAACATGGCTCTTCGCATACCTAAATCGAAAAGTCCATATATCAAAGAAAATCTAGCTTGGTTAAGTGATTCTCTGAACAATGCCCCCACAGTTCTTCTAGCTTCTACTGTACAAGTACAATCAGTAGAAGAGCTAGCCCAGGACATCAAGCAAAATTCAATCACCTATAAAGTGAGATCAGGTGATGTATTGGGATCAATAGCAAGACGTCACGGGGTTACCGTCACCCAAATCAAATCCTGGAACAATCTTTCCTCAAACTTGATAAGGGTGGGACAGACTTTAAAGATAAATGGAGGCATGTCCACCAATATTGCATCTACTGACACAAACCCCTCTGGACAAACTACTTACACAGTACAACCAGGAGATTCATTATGGATAATTTCCCGGAAACATGAAGGACTGACCGTGGAGCAAATCAAGCGGCTGAACAACCTCAATTCGAACAACATCAAACCAGGACAAAAACTTATTATTGGCTGA
- a CDS encoding murein hydrolase activator EnvC family protein: protein MLRNYLIPFSLLIGLVIFSSADLAAQTKKTREQLEKEKAEVQARLVEFDKILKQTTATKKSSIGELNAVTRQFQTQTRLVNTLDREVKLINQEIKETEEKITSLETQLMELKAEYGRMIYNASKLNRGLSIVSFVFSSANFNQLYARLMYLKQYSDSRKQQAAQIEKLTLELVNQRALLDSKKEEKEKVLEEERKQRAELDKMKRQQQGLVNTLTSKEQDIKKQIAATKKQQDQLNRMIKQVIEDEIRRAEAAAKKENSTATKSSGTSMPMTPEVAALSNSFAGNKGRLPWPVETGFVSQGFGSYPHPTLKGITMESDGVDIRTQPNSNVRAVFDGTVTKITTMPGFGGTVIIKHGEYYTMYSKLKTITVKSGQTISAKDVIGQVATGANGEAEVHFQTWKGLTVMNPSAWLTSK from the coding sequence ATGCTCCGCAACTACCTTATTCCATTTAGCCTTCTGATTGGATTAGTGATCTTTTCTTCAGCTGACCTAGCTGCGCAAACAAAAAAGACCAGGGAGCAGCTAGAAAAAGAAAAAGCTGAGGTTCAGGCCCGCTTAGTTGAATTTGACAAAATCTTAAAGCAAACCACCGCCACGAAGAAAAGTTCGATAGGTGAACTAAATGCTGTCACCAGACAGTTCCAAACCCAAACCAGACTGGTGAATACCTTGGACAGAGAGGTGAAACTGATCAACCAAGAGATCAAAGAAACTGAAGAAAAAATCACTAGTCTGGAAACTCAGCTCATGGAACTCAAAGCTGAATATGGCAGAATGATCTATAACGCATCAAAACTGAACCGCGGACTTTCCATCGTTTCCTTTGTCTTCAGTTCTGCCAATTTCAACCAGCTTTATGCCCGTCTGATGTATCTGAAACAATATTCAGACAGCCGAAAACAGCAAGCCGCCCAGATAGAAAAATTGACTCTTGAACTTGTCAACCAGCGAGCCTTACTGGATAGTAAAAAGGAAGAAAAAGAAAAAGTACTGGAAGAAGAGCGCAAACAGCGGGCTGAACTGGATAAAATGAAGCGTCAGCAGCAAGGCCTGGTGAATACCTTGACTTCCAAGGAACAGGACATCAAAAAGCAAATCGCGGCAACCAAAAAGCAGCAGGATCAACTTAACAGAATGATCAAGCAAGTGATCGAGGATGAGATTAGGCGAGCTGAAGCCGCAGCTAAAAAAGAAAACAGCACAGCCACCAAGTCCTCTGGTACCAGTATGCCGATGACTCCTGAAGTAGCCGCTCTTTCCAATTCCTTTGCCGGAAACAAAGGGAGATTGCCTTGGCCAGTGGAAACAGGGTTCGTATCCCAAGGATTTGGATCTTATCCCCACCCTACTTTGAAGGGCATCACTATGGAAAGTGATGGGGTGGATATCCGCACCCAACCTAATTCCAACGTCAGAGCAGTATTCGATGGTACAGTGACCAAAATCACCACCATGCCAGGTTTTGGAGGAACAGTGATCATCAAACATGGGGAGTATTATACCATGTATAGTAAGCTCAAAACCATTACTGTAAAATCAGGACAAACAATAAGTGCAAAAGACGTAATTGGCCAAGTAGCTACAGGAGCAAATGGCGAAGCAGAGGTTCATTTTCAGACCTGGAAAGGATTGACGGTAATGAATCCTTCTGCCTGGCTTACATCCAAGTAG
- a CDS encoding tetratricopeptide repeat protein: MNLKKHLLIILLVAFGSTAGFAQDILSKKERKAQLKESQSTRYFIEGEKNLVLDDLEKAFFYFQKALEHTPEEPAIHYKLAEVLVKANQADKAMPYASKAAELDGENKYYSLMLAEIYTNQKQPLKAAEILERLTEDGENNQQYTLDLASIYLNVGELEKALIVLDRAEEYYGVMEPITVQKQRIYLNNNNLSEAIAEGERLVEARPGNPSYVMNLVEILYNNNRVDQALELVLDEIKKYPNQPELQMAAHTLLKEKGELKQSNHYLYSAFASPDLDPEVKSKAFVSQLNEIKTQERDTLLDSLESLMLTTSPDNADIYAAIGERRMKDQNPKEGISYFKKSLLIKPKNAKLLEQVILGTFGEDADFSELEKFTILGVDEFPQNPEFWFYDGIVKSAQKKDEEAVVSLQKSIELNNNKNPQLDQVALGSLGNSLYNLGQKEEAFKNYDKALVINPNDEQVLNNYSYFLSLEKQDLEKAKSMSGKVVKRFPDNGTFLDTHAWVLFQMEDYEGAKKFMDLALKHETEPSAVMLEHYGDILFHLGKKNEALGYWKQAEGKPEASEKLSQKIKEGKYHE; this comes from the coding sequence GTGAATTTAAAAAAACACCTTCTCATAATCCTCCTAGTCGCTTTCGGCTCTACCGCTGGTTTTGCCCAAGACATACTTTCCAAAAAAGAGCGCAAAGCTCAGTTAAAGGAATCCCAAAGTACCAGATATTTCATTGAAGGTGAAAAGAATCTTGTTCTGGATGACTTGGAAAAAGCCTTTTTCTATTTTCAAAAAGCGCTGGAACACACTCCTGAAGAACCTGCCATCCATTATAAGTTAGCCGAGGTACTCGTGAAAGCAAATCAGGCAGATAAAGCTATGCCTTATGCCTCTAAAGCCGCGGAATTGGATGGTGAAAACAAGTATTATTCCTTAATGCTTGCGGAGATCTACACCAATCAGAAACAACCACTAAAAGCTGCTGAAATACTGGAGAGATTAACGGAAGATGGAGAGAACAATCAGCAATACACCCTGGATCTGGCTTCTATCTACCTTAATGTGGGCGAGTTGGAAAAAGCACTGATTGTATTGGATAGAGCTGAGGAATATTACGGTGTGATGGAACCCATTACTGTCCAAAAGCAAAGAATCTATCTGAATAACAACAACTTAAGTGAAGCCATTGCAGAAGGCGAAAGACTCGTGGAAGCTCGTCCAGGAAATCCATCGTACGTGATGAACCTTGTTGAAATCCTTTATAACAACAACAGGGTTGACCAAGCGCTTGAGCTAGTACTCGATGAAATCAAAAAATACCCAAACCAGCCGGAATTGCAAATGGCTGCCCACACCCTGCTTAAAGAAAAGGGAGAGCTTAAACAGTCAAACCATTACTTATATTCAGCATTTGCCAGCCCTGATCTTGATCCAGAGGTGAAATCAAAAGCTTTCGTAAGTCAATTAAATGAAATCAAAACACAGGAACGTGACACTCTTCTAGACAGTCTGGAATCACTTATGCTGACTACCAGTCCTGATAACGCCGATATTTATGCTGCCATAGGTGAGCGTAGGATGAAAGACCAAAACCCTAAAGAAGGCATCTCCTACTTCAAAAAATCACTTTTGATCAAGCCTAAAAACGCAAAATTATTGGAACAGGTAATATTGGGTACTTTTGGAGAAGATGCGGATTTCAGTGAATTAGAAAAGTTCACTATTCTGGGAGTGGACGAGTTCCCACAAAATCCTGAATTCTGGTTTTATGACGGCATAGTAAAGTCTGCCCAAAAGAAGGACGAAGAAGCTGTTGTTTCCCTCCAAAAATCTATAGAGCTAAACAACAATAAAAACCCACAATTGGATCAAGTGGCTTTAGGATCACTTGGAAACTCACTTTATAATTTGGGGCAGAAAGAAGAAGCTTTCAAGAATTACGACAAGGCACTGGTAATCAATCCTAATGACGAACAAGTCCTAAACAACTATTCCTACTTTCTCTCCCTGGAGAAGCAGGACTTAGAAAAAGCAAAATCCATGTCTGGCAAAGTTGTGAAGAGATTCCCAGATAATGGCACTTTCCTTGATACGCATGCTTGGGTCCTTTTCCAAATGGAGGACTATGAGGGAGCAAAGAAATTTATGGACTTGGCTTTAAAACATGAAACAGAGCCTAGTGCGGTGATGCTAGAGCATTATGGTGATATTTTATTCCATCTTGGCAAAAAAAATGAAGCACTTGGTTATTGGAAACAAGCGGAAGGAAAACCAGAAGCATCAGAAAAACTTTCACAAAAAATCAAAGAAGGGAAATACCATGAATAA
- the gatA gene encoding Asp-tRNA(Asn)/Glu-tRNA(Gln) amidotransferase subunit GatA, translating to MEKFISFDEIRKSLEKKEIDCRRIVQYYLKNIQTKAHLNAFVEVYEQSAYAQADLIDQKLAKGSAGKLAGMVVGIKDVLCYAGHQAGASSKILEGFESQFTTTAIQRLLDQDAIIIGRINCDEFGMGSSNENSSHGRVLNALDESRVPGGSSGGSAVAVQANLCTVSLGTDTGGSVRQPAAFTGVIGMKPTYSRVSRWGLIAYASSFDCIGVFSRTVKDNALVMEIMAGHDEYDSTSSRKPVIPYSELLHFEKKAKIAYLKETIESPSLQAEIKSNTLAVLDRLKSEGHEVEEVNFPLLDYILPTYYILTTAEASSNLSRFDGVKYGYRTPNAHNLESMYKLTRSEGFGEEVKRRIMLGTFVLSASYYDAYFTKAQKVRRLIKDFTENLLNEYDYIIMPTTPSTAFKFGEHNDDPVAMYLEDLFTVQASVSGVPAISLPNGKDGQGMPIGLQVICNSFKEAELYAFSNYLIQLTS from the coding sequence TTGGAAAAATTTATTTCATTCGACGAAATCAGAAAATCGCTCGAAAAGAAGGAAATTGACTGTCGAAGAATAGTCCAATATTATTTAAAAAACATTCAGACGAAGGCGCATCTCAACGCCTTCGTCGAAGTTTATGAGCAGTCCGCTTATGCCCAAGCTGATCTGATCGATCAGAAATTGGCTAAAGGAAGTGCTGGTAAACTTGCCGGTATGGTGGTAGGTATCAAAGACGTACTATGCTATGCCGGCCACCAAGCGGGTGCCTCTTCCAAAATCCTTGAAGGTTTCGAATCCCAATTCACCACTACAGCAATCCAACGACTGCTGGACCAGGATGCCATTATCATTGGTAGGATCAACTGCGATGAATTCGGCATGGGGAGCTCGAATGAAAACTCCTCCCATGGCAGAGTACTCAATGCCTTAGATGAAAGCCGGGTTCCCGGAGGTTCCTCTGGAGGTTCGGCCGTGGCAGTACAGGCTAACCTCTGTACTGTATCATTAGGGACAGATACAGGGGGCTCTGTGAGACAGCCAGCTGCATTTACTGGAGTGATAGGTATGAAACCTACCTATTCCCGTGTTTCCCGCTGGGGCTTGATCGCATATGCCTCTTCATTTGACTGCATAGGTGTATTTTCCCGGACAGTGAAAGATAATGCCCTGGTGATGGAAATCATGGCCGGGCATGACGAGTATGACAGCACTTCTTCCAGAAAACCAGTAATCCCTTATAGTGAATTGCTTCACTTTGAGAAAAAAGCTAAAATCGCCTACCTTAAAGAAACTATAGAATCCCCATCTCTACAGGCTGAAATCAAAAGCAATACACTTGCTGTCTTAGACAGGCTAAAATCTGAAGGACATGAAGTGGAAGAAGTTAATTTTCCTCTGTTGGATTATATACTTCCTACATACTACATACTTACCACTGCTGAAGCTAGTTCTAACCTCTCGAGGTTTGATGGTGTGAAATACGGATATAGAACTCCCAATGCGCATAACCTGGAAAGTATGTATAAACTCACCAGAAGCGAAGGGTTCGGTGAAGAGGTAAAACGGAGAATAATGCTTGGGACTTTTGTGCTCAGCGCCAGCTACTACGATGCATATTTCACCAAAGCACAAAAGGTCAGAAGATTAATAAAAGATTTTACTGAAAATCTTTTGAATGAATATGACTATATTATTATGCCAACTACGCCATCAACAGCGTTTAAGTTTGGTGAGCATAATGATGATCCAGTTGCCATGTACCTAGAAGATCTATTTACGGTACAGGCATCCGTATCGGGAGTTCCTGCTATCTCACTACCAAATGGAAAAGATGGACAAGGAATGCCTATAGGATTGCAGGTGATTTGCAATTCCTTTAAAGAAGCGGAACTTTACGCATTTAGTAATTACTTGATCCAATTGACATCATAA
- a CDS encoding twin-arginine translocase TatA/TatE family subunit: MTTLGFIQNMGGGSIVLIVLVVLLLFGAKRIPELARGLGRGIREFKDATKDIQNDLEEGLKDDKKK, translated from the coding sequence ATGACTACATTAGGTTTCATTCAAAACATGGGCGGTGGCTCGATCGTATTGATCGTATTGGTCGTCCTTCTATTGTTTGGTGCTAAAAGAATACCTGAATTGGCTCGTGGCCTTGGACGTGGCATCAGAGAGTTTAAAGATGCCACTAAGGACATTCAGAATGACCTTGAAGAAGGGCTGAAAGACGACAAGAAGAAGTAA